From Salarias fasciatus chromosome 8, fSalaFa1.1, whole genome shotgun sequence:
TATTACCAGCCAGGAGGCTTCTGTCAACAGACGGATCCCCGCCGACAAAAACCTCGTACAATCCTGCAAACCAGCTGCAGTTGGAATGTTGGCGTACAGTAGCAGTGTaaacatctgttttatttgatgaGTCCTGACAGTCCCGATGACAACTTCAAACAGCCTTTGGCCAAATTACAAACGTGCATGCACAACAAAATACAGTATGGGTGTGTAGgtgtaaaagaaagaagagagagagagcgggacgGAGAGCAGAGGGAAAAGGAATCCATGGAGCACATTCAGACATGAAGTCATAATGACCTTTGAGCAAAGGGAAGAAATCAATAAAGTAGCAGATCACAAAACGTTGACGGTACTACCTGGACGGATGCAGGTGCTTCTGTTCGTCGTAAGCCCTGCATTTCTCTTTAACTGAATGTCTTTGGTATGAAAGCAGCTAACTTGGGAGTTCCACAAAAATAACCTGGGTTCCTGGAAGTATCTGAAAAAGCTTATTTCTCACAAACCAATGGCTATCTCCCCCTggagtttttcatgtttgtttaataaaaaaaataaaaaaagtgagcGTGGAGTAGGTATTCAGGGCAGTGCAACAGCACTGCTGGTGCTGGACAGAAAAGTCATTCTGGAGTGCAAAAATAATGAGACTCTTGTTTTCTTCAGGGTTTAAGTTTTCCTTGTACTGTCAAACATTCTTGATTCAATATTCAAAAATGTTTAGATGTAAATAACATCTATTTTCTTCATCAAACTATtttaaatagtaaaaaaaaaaaaaaaaaacttaaatagtACACATTTAAAATATCCAGTCTTGTATCAGGATAAAATCCTAATAAATACAATCCACTGAGCTTTTGGTATCAAGATTTTGTgtcctttctgtttctttctcaaAAGTTGAAAACTTTGTCCTCAATAAGACTGACAGACTtatctgttagcatctgttCACTGGTCACCAGTTTGTACCCAAAAAGCTTCAGCGTCGGTCCACATACTCTCTGCACAACCTGGGCTATTTTGAAGGGGAGACGGAACCTCCACTTCTCCACCTGTTCAGAGGAGTTTTTCTGCGTCGAGTAAACACCGCTGGCCTCCTTGGAGGCCTGCGTGTTCTTCAGAATCCAGGATTTCACCTGTGGCGTGAAGGGGATCCCAGTGAATCGGTACATCTCTGCCGCCTTCTTCATGGGAAAGCGAGCGATGTCCTCGTATCGCACCAGCATGTAGCGCCCGCGCAGCCACGGCGGCTGCCTGAGGCCGACTTCGGCCGAAAACCTGATGTTGTCACAGTTGCCTTTCAGCTTCCTCACCTCGTCGTTATCGATGGGCTGGTTCCCGCCCATGGCCCAGTCTTTCCAGTTCTTGTACTTGGCTGCGAAGGCCACCATGCGCGAGGCGAGTACAGCCCGAGGGTCTCGAACCAGCTGAATGAATCTGATGTCCAGACGCGGGTCCTCGGCCAGAGGACGGAGGTTCTCCAGCTGGTGCACCCTGACCGACTTGATGGCTCTGTGCTCCTTCTGGAGACAGGACTCAGAAGCCATGGTCAGGTTCAGGGGCCCACAGCGCCTTGTCCGGCAGCGGTGTCGCTCAAAGACCCCTTTGACGACCGGGCTGCAGACGGACTCCTcacacagagagctgctggaCTCCCTCCGGAAGAGGGCAGGCGTGACGTGGTCCACGGGACGGGGCTCGATGAAGCTTTCCATCAGGGAGAAGTCGCACAGGAAGAGCTGCCTGAGCACGTCCCGGTACGCCTTCGCCGCCGCCGTTGCGTTGGTGCCCCCGGTCTCCAGAGTCAGCATCTTTTCCACGTGCCAAAGAGGCTCGAACAGGTAGAACATGTTTTCGCCCTGCTGGTTGAAAAACTCGCCCACAAACGAGGAGCCTGTCCTGGTGGTGGCGAAAAGGAGAATGTGTTTTTTGCCTTTTATCGTCACCTCTTGGTGTTCGCTGTAATTTTCCAAGCGCCTCTTCATCTTGTTGAGAGACGGGAAGGAGCCATTGTGCTTCAGCAGTATGTGGGAAAAaccactggactgcagagggGTCTGGGGGGTTTGCTTTAAGGAGAGTTTATCCGACACCCTGAATGTATAAATAAAGGGGgagaagaaaattaaatatctcAATTGCAATTTAAAGGTTGAAGAGACTTCATTTGTTGAGAAATTGCTTCCAATGGCTAAAATACACCTACCTTGAGataatgttgttttctttctcaatgATAACAAGAGCCACAAAAAAGACGATGGATATTGTGTATTTGAACCTCATTCTTGGATGTAGCTTTGCCTGGATATGATTTTACAGACTTCTTCCAAATAGGTTCTGCCAGTCTTGCAGGCCGCCTCCGGTTTCCTTCTTAAAGAGCCttccagttttatttattcCGTGTTGTGGGCGACGTTTCATCctgtaaatgaaataaacatcaACCTGTCAGTTACACAGTTTGCACTTAGTTGGACGACCGTGAGCATCTCATTTCTCACCGTGTCCAAcgcattttttttaacccacCACGAAAATGAGGAAATAACTCAATAAGGGAATGAGGAGGGGGCATTTACTCAGAGACAAAAATATCCTGTTTCGAGACGATAAGAATAGAAAATGGCAGAGTGCGTTCCAGTGGAATCTAAACCAGTTCTTACCACGAGGAAGTCCTTGTTATCTTTAAGTGCACCAGTGCATCTCAGGAACATGCCCACCCACCATGAAAGACTGAGGGCTGGTTTGCACAGTAAAActgtatttatgtgtttgtcTGGGTAAAAtttacgttaaaaaaaaaaaagagtataaaAACAATTGCAGGGGTGCAATGAAACATAAGCGGCAGGCTGCAATCAAAGACAATCTTCCCTTATTAAAGTGTAATTCCATAATTGCGAAACGACCAGCCAAGAAAATGCCAGAAAACCTTTGAGTCGTCTGGTAAGCAGCGATATCCACTACCTCCCTCAGATGTGGGCAGGAGAGCAGCCTGATGTTTTAACCTCGGTTTTCAACACTGGGAGGATTTCATGAGAAGAAGTCACCGGTGACATGGGCGACTGGGGGCTTTGTTTTAAAACACTCCGTAAAGACGGACACACATCCAGGTGCTATGAGGTATAACCCCGCGTTATTGAAATTGAAGGGGAAAGCCTGGCTGTCACAGAACCATAAATTAAACCGCACAAAGGCCTGGGGGCCATTTCAGTACATTTACAAGTCTGCAGAGGGCAAGCAGTCGTAGTCAAATGAAGAGAAGGGTagatttaattgtgttttttgagaGTATCTTAGACATTCCTGCAAGATTAATGTTAGTTCACGTCTAAGATAATAGCAGCTTGACTCAGATCCCTGACTAATCTTTAGATTTTAGCATAATCCTGTCGACTTTGTCAGCCAGGGAGTGGGTCAATAACACAGCAGGCACAAATGAGACAGGCTCCACACTGAGGAAATTTGCAAAGCATCATCAACCTGCTCCTATTAATCAACAGAGACACGAGCAACAGATCCACCTGTGAATGTCACCGCATTAAAAGAACGTTGGATAGGAAACAAGCTGCTCTGAAAGAAGGGAGCCTGAATGTTTTTCCGAGTTTCTGTGGAATACATCTGGAAGTCTCCCCGTCTCACATCCCGTTGTGACCTCTGTCCCGGGCCAGTTTGGAGCACAGAAGTCGGCCCAAATGACTGCAGTCTAAACACCGAGAATGGCTGGACGCCGCGTGCGAAATTCTCCGAGTGGGAATGGGAAGTTTACAGCTCCGGCAGAGCAGTGTTGACGTGGAACGGCATGTAATGAAAAGGTGAACAGGCCGTGCACTGAGACACGTTTTCACTGGGAGGAAAAGTCAACTCTGTCTTGCACCACCCTGCCGCATGCCACAGCCACAAAGGACTCTTTACACTGGAGTGATTCCGAACCCCCCCTTTTGGGTTGAGATTGCAGAACATAAACTCAGAGGTTACTCACACGTCACAGGGTCACTGACTAAGCCCCTGAGTTGCAAGTCATGTAAAACCGGTGAGATAGCATGAGGAGATGACAAGACTTAACGCCCACTGGGATTGCTTTACAAGTTACAAATACAGTCACAGTTTGTTTGAGCTTTACGCCACTAATCCTGTACAAATAGTAACGCATATTTTTCACAATTGATGTACCTGAAATAAAGATAAACACTCACACTTATGTGCCTTGATAAGTAAAGCATGTATGAATACCTCTTCAGCATATATTCGCCGCTTGGTGCTTGAAGTTTTTCTACTGATGTAtggtttcaaacaaaaaaaaaaaaagcaaacttgGCATCAACAATTCACCAAGAAAAGAAGTGGTCTTATGTTTTGTCATTTAGGAGGTAAATTAGATGTACACCAATTATCCCAGCTTATTGCATCTGCTGtctaaagtgaaaaaagaaggggaaaaaaaaaaaacgcaggaGCTGACATTCGTGAATATTCACAAACCACTGAGGCATATGACACGTTTGATCATCTGCTCATAACAAAACCGCCACTGCACCATTTATCATGTTGTTACAAATGCTTTTAATAGCCGCCCCTTATTTAATGTAAATCTCATGTGAAGACAAATTAAACATCAGTCAGCCAAAGCCTTCTTGCTTTCGCTGCGAGTGGCTGCTATGGTAAATACACGTGTACTGCAGACACTGAAAATCCCTGTCTTCACTGACCAAaagcatttgtttaaaaaacaaaccctgataTACAGTGTATATTTGAgataattacaggatttgtctTAGTATGTATTTATAGACTTTGTATAAACACAGATTAGAATTTGTGGTAATCCATGGTCTATCTGTGCCTTTCTATGAATGTCCAGTTGCCTCCAGTCATTATGTGCAATATGTACTACAATATAGGGAATGACTGCAGTAACCAATACTTCATCAAGACTAGAACAGGTGCATCAAAATTATACTTTTCATGTAGatttaattatgttttttaCAATTTACATCAGCTACACTATGTATGTTTGGAGTGGATGTGGGGGTGGAAATGAATGGGAAGGGGCATGGGGGGTCCAAAGTAATGAATGTCCTATTGATAATTACAGTCAGGCTGAAGTAGTAGTGCAGTTCATTATTCAGAGAGCGTTGGGGGAAGGTCACAAGGACAACTGCAGGAACAGAAGATGAAACATGTCATCAGTTTGTTGCAGGCAGGTAACATGTTCATTGGTGCATTCAAGGTGGAGACACATGCAGAAGTCATGCCAGACACACACGTGCGTGGTTTTACTGCCAGTTTCCAAAGAAACTGACTTGCGGGCAAAGCTGTTCTTAATTTTTTAAAAGAGAGCCCCATGAGGGGGGCAAAAGTCAGACTGCTGGTAAACTACCAGTGGCTTGGTTTGTGAGGATCatgtgctgcagtgaaactgaaatcaTGCCTCATTGATTAAAACCGTCAAGGAGAAAGCACAGTGACTGATTTGCAGTTGCTTGTGTTCTCAAAATAAGATACAGTTAAAATCTGAAATTATTCCCAGTGatggttgtgtgtttttttaattattattattttatgtcccgtttaaagacaaaaaaaaaaaaaaaaaaaagtgaataggATTGTGTCATCTCACCTTACCCACCATGCTGCTTTTCATTCGTAAAGTTGATAAGCCACTCCGGTGAAAAAGTAATCCCATTACCACTAGGGACTACTTCAGTCGTGTTGCAACAAGTAATCCCATCCAAAAACGACAGCAGGACtggtttcagtgtgaaaaagctgaaagtgaAATGGAGTCATGTTTGAGGAGACAGCAGGTCAGTGTGCAGTGAGCTGAGTGATCAGTGAGTCCGGGAGCTGCGGCTCACTGACTCACTCAGAACTTCGGTCCAGAGGAGCGGAGCTTCAGGCGGGAGGCGCAAAGTcaggctgctcacacacacacacacacacacacacacacacacacacacacacacacacacacacacacacacacacacctcctgctcCGTGCGGACAGCTACCAGCACGAGCGTCACACGCTTCATTAAGCATTACCTGCTGGACAATGTTAAGGTGAGAACCTGCAAAAGTTATAGCACGTGGCTGTTTTGACAACAACTTTTATTATTTAGTAGTTTATTGATGCGCTCGCAAAGAAGAACAAGGACTCCACCTAGTGGACATAGACGTGATGTGCGTCTCAACTTTTATAAGAAGGGAaacatattatattatattatattatattatattatattatattatattatattatattatattgtatATTTTTACAGAGATAACTTGAAAAATCATAGAAACTTCTGGGGTCCACCCAACTCTAAAATCTCAACTGTGATTGAAATCTGAGACTGGGATAGATATGTACATTGTAATAAAGTGTATATTAAATATATAGCCagataagaaagaaagaaaaacgtgCACATCTTTATACAAAGCTATTGTGCTGTTCTGTCAGTCATAGCTCTTGTCTGTGGGTCTGAAATTTTGACGACTGActacagcaaaataaataaataaataacaaaaaaaaaaaaaaacgagagcAGAAGTCCACACAATATCCATCTGTATTCACCCAACAATTTACATGTGAACAGTCAAATGCTGAGTAGAAAATGTCATTCCGGGCTGCAATTTTACAGTAGTTATCTCATATAAGAAATactaaaatgataataataataataataataataataataataagtttATCCCTGCAATTCACAGTGActaaaagaaaggaagaaggaaatacagggaaaaaaataacaccccAGAGGGAGTAGGAGGAAGACAAAACTAGTTTAGTCGTAATTTTGTGCTTCAAACaacatattttccaaatttAACATCAATTTTAGTGCATCAGTTTACCAGAGTCAACAGTGAAACCACACCAGTGCAACACCATAAACAATCCTCCTGTCATCACCAAATCCTATACCGTGGCAAAATAATTTATATCTGATTATAAGGTACCTGTTTTCAATTGCGGTACCCATCCAGTCTTTCTCAGAAAGGTTTAGAACCTGCCTAAAAATGTGCACAGGATGTTTGTCCACATGAATATTACTGGTAATTAATTTCCAAAAAAGGTCTAAAAACACGAAGCAAAGCATTTCCATTACCCACACTGTTGTCgcattgatttatttaatgtGAAAGCAGATATGTAGCCAAATGTTGTGTATGTGCTCGGAAAAAAAGTCAACGTTATTCACAAATCCACAacagtttctcttcattctgTTGGcactggaaagagaaaaaagtgtAGACTCTAAGAATAAAGATATAGTCTagttttcttcatgtttttaatgtgactgTTACAACCGTCTCAAAGCCGCAACCaaacgagggagacagagaccGCGCAACGTGCCCAAAGGAAAAGTTTAATtacaaaataaagtaaacaaaagagATCCAACTCAAACGTGCACAGCGGTGGATGTCATCAGGAGGTGCAAAGGGGAGAGACAACCCAGAACACGTGCACGCTCTGGCTTTTATACCGGCGCACGGAGCAATCATCAAATCCCGGGGCACctgtgcagagaggagaggcgggGGCAATGGCAAGGCAAAATAAACCACTCCCCAAACCTCCCAACGACTCTGGGTCGGAACAGTGACCATTTTCATCAAATGTTAGATTTAGAGCAAGAAATTGTCTGAAACTGTAACAACTCTTTATGATGACAGAAAACACTTATTACCAGGTTACGGAAGTTTTTTTCCGCAGAGCATTTCTTACTTTGGGAGTTAACTTGTGTTCATGTCCATGAAATGCTAGAATCTTTGTCTACAATGAGACTGACAAACTTATTTCTTAGCATTTCTTCACTGGTCACAATTTTGTACCCAAAAAACTTGATTGTGGGCAGACAAATCCTCTGTATAACTTGGACCACTTTGAAGGGTAACGTGAACCTCCATTTATCTACGTGTTCGAAGGACCTTTTCTGCGTTGAGTAGGAACCCCAGGTCTCCTTCGAAGTGCTGTTCAGAAtccaggatttcatctctgggGTGAAAGGTATCCCAGAAAACTGGtacatttctgctgcttttttcatGGGAAAGCGAGCGATGTCCTCGTATCGCACCAGCATGTAGCGCCTGTGAAGCCATGGTGGCTGACTGAGACCCAACTCAGCTGATCTCCTGACAGTCTCACAGGTAGTTTTCACCTTCTTCAAATCATTTTCATCAAGGGGCACATCCTCACCATTGCCCCACTTCTTCAAGTTCTCATACCTGCCGAAGGCCTCCATACGTGAAGCGATTATGGCCCGAGGATCGCGAACCAGCTGGAGAAATTTGATGTCAAGGCTTGGATCCTCAGCTAAGGGCTGGAGAATGTGAAAATGGTATACCCTTACAACTTTGATAACCCTGTGTTTCTTCTGGAGGCATAACTCAGAAGCCATGGTCAGGTTTAGGGGCCCACAGTCTCTCGTTCCACAGTTGGGTGTTTTGGAGTCCCTTCTGATGGGCgggctgcagacagactcttCACACAGAGAGCTGCTGACGTGTCTACGGAAGAACCTTTTCATAATGTGGTCAACAGGACGGGGCTGTATGAAGTTTTCGAGGAGGGAGAAGTTACACAGGAAGAGCTCCCGCAGCACATCAGGGTATACCATGTCTGTCGCTGTCACGTTGATGCGTCCATCCACAGTCAGCATCCTTTCCACGTACCAGAGGGGCTCATAGAGGTAAGACATATTGTCTCTCTGCTGGTTGAAAAACTCACCCACAAACGAGGAGCCTGTCCTGGTGGCGGCTAATATGAGAAGGTGTTTCTTGCCATTTGTCATCACCGCTCGATCTTCTCCGTCGTCGTTTTCTGGGTGAGCCTTCATCTTGCTGAGTGAGGGGAAGGAGCCATTGTGCGTCAGGTAAACGTGGGACTGTGGATTGCTCCTGGTGCTCTGCCTTAAGGTGGTCTTGTCTGACACCCTGAAAGTTAATTATAAGTTAGACTTCTCCATAAAACAAATTTGAAAAGCGATTAAATAAATGGCAGAAATCAGTGCTCCAGTCGTGAAATAGACTTACGTCAATAAATTGCTTATCCCTCTCAGGTATGACACAATGAGAAAAAGTATGACCAAGAAGGCAATCGCTCTTTTGTACTTAAACTTCATTTTTGGATGTGACTTCGCCTCAGTATGCTTCAGGAAATGTTCTGTGAGTCTTGCACGCCGCCACCAGTTCTTCCTTCTTAAAGAGCCTTTCAGTTATTTGGATTCCGTTTCAGAGGCGTTGTTTCATCCTGTATGTGGAAAAATCCTCAACATGTCAGTTACACATTTTGCACTTAGGACAGCTGTGAACAAGTCAGTTTCTGCTGCTGAGCAATGACTTTTAACTTCCCATTTAATTGCGGAAGTGTCACTCTGTTGTtggagaaataaaacttagTTGTGATACCTTCAAATGTTACACAACCATCGTCTTTTTTCTGTCATACCGCTAGCCTTGACAG
This genomic window contains:
- the LOC115393292 gene encoding carbohydrate sulfotransferase 3, with the protein product MRFKYTISIVFFVALVIIEKENNIISRVSDKLSLKQTPQTPLQSSGFSHILLKHNGSFPSLNKMKRRLENYSEHQEVTIKGKKHILLFATTRTGSSFVGEFFNQQGENMFYLFEPLWHVEKMLTLETGGTNATAAAKAYRDVLRQLFLCDFSLMESFIEPRPVDHVTPALFRRESSSSLCEESVCSPVVKGVFERHRCRTRRCGPLNLTMASESCLQKEHRAIKSVRVHQLENLRPLAEDPRLDIRFIQLVRDPRAVLASRMVAFAAKYKNWKDWAMGGNQPIDNDEVRKLKGNCDNIRFSAEVGLRQPPWLRGRYMLVRYEDIARFPMKKAAEMYRFTGIPFTPQVKSWILKNTQASKEASGVYSTQKNSSEQVEKWRFRLPFKIAQVVQRVCGPTLKLFGYKLVTSEQMLTDKSVSLIEDKVFNF
- the LOC115393579 gene encoding carbohydrate sulfotransferase 3-like; its protein translation is MKFKYKRAIAFLVILFLIVSYLRGISNLLTVSDKTTLRQSTRSNPQSHVYLTHNGSFPSLSKMKAHPENDDGEDRAVMTNGKKHLLILAATRTGSSFVGEFFNQQRDNMSYLYEPLWYVERMLTVDGRINVTATDMVYPDVLRELFLCNFSLLENFIQPRPVDHIMKRFFRRHVSSSLCEESVCSPPIRRDSKTPNCGTRDCGPLNLTMASELCLQKKHRVIKVVRVYHFHILQPLAEDPSLDIKFLQLVRDPRAIIASRMEAFGRYENLKKWGNGEDVPLDENDLKKVKTTCETVRRSAELGLSQPPWLHRRYMLVRYEDIARFPMKKAAEMYQFSGIPFTPEMKSWILNSTSKETWGSYSTQKRSFEHVDKWRFTLPFKVVQVIQRICLPTIKFFGYKIVTSEEMLRNKFVSLIVDKDSSISWT